From the Leucobacter denitrificans genome, one window contains:
- a CDS encoding amino acid ABC transporter permease: protein MMVFFEFFPALLRGLQYTLLVAVVSFVAGGLLAIAITAARRSSFGILRFLGGAWVEILRGVPPLAWLFIVYFGFPIIGLRLSPIETGIWVFSLVASAYLTEIYRSGLRAVPTGQVEAGTALGMSRLKVNVLVVFPQAVKTILPLAVGYLIAILKDSAFVSVVGVADVTSIATSLNRSSGEGLLVFLAAGLVYLAISVPVGIFGRWLDERFSGRRTRVQSATTLTEAVTIK from the coding sequence ATGATGGTCTTCTTTGAGTTCTTTCCCGCACTGCTCCGCGGATTGCAATACACGCTGCTCGTCGCAGTGGTTTCATTTGTAGCTGGTGGGCTCCTAGCTATTGCGATTACTGCCGCCCGCCGATCGAGTTTCGGTATTCTTCGTTTTCTTGGCGGTGCCTGGGTCGAGATCCTTCGAGGGGTTCCACCGCTCGCCTGGCTGTTTATCGTCTACTTTGGATTCCCGATAATTGGACTCAGGCTCAGCCCGATCGAGACCGGAATCTGGGTGTTCTCCCTAGTGGCATCTGCCTATCTCACCGAAATCTACCGGTCTGGTCTTCGGGCGGTTCCCACGGGGCAGGTAGAGGCCGGTACCGCGCTCGGAATGAGCAGGCTCAAAGTCAATGTGCTCGTCGTTTTTCCGCAAGCGGTCAAGACGATCCTTCCACTTGCGGTCGGCTACCTTATAGCGATTCTCAAGGACAGCGCATTCGTTTCGGTGGTCGGGGTCGCTGATGTTACCTCGATCGCAACCAGCCTGAATCGATCGAGTGGAGAAGGACTTCTTGTCTTTCTCGCAGCGGGCCTTGTTTATCTTGCGATCAGCGTGCCCGTCGGTATCTTCGGACGCTGGCTTGACGAACGGTTCTCTGGCAGGAGAACACGAGTACAGTCGGCGACGACCCTCACCGAGGCGGTGACGATCAAATGA
- a CDS encoding amino acid ABC transporter permease, whose protein sequence is MSDPISIAIEYFPQLLKGLWVSVLLLASLVGVGTPLAFLAAIGLRSRFKILRWTLIAIIEFARGIPSLIMLYLIYFGMPSVGLTLTSFVAATIALSINYIGYVSDTMRSGIDSIPRGQLEAASALGLNRWHTVRFVTIPQSFRIITPPLLSWIIVYFQTTAIAFTIAVPELMSAAYSIASKNFQYLTLFILVGMIYAAFSIPGSQLVAALERRSSKSSV, encoded by the coding sequence ATGAGTGATCCGATCTCAATTGCGATTGAGTACTTTCCGCAATTATTGAAGGGCTTGTGGGTCAGTGTGCTGCTGCTTGCCTCGTTGGTTGGGGTAGGCACTCCTCTGGCATTTCTCGCCGCCATAGGTCTCCGGAGCCGATTTAAGATCCTTCGGTGGACACTCATTGCAATCATCGAGTTCGCCCGCGGAATACCGTCACTGATCATGCTCTACCTCATTTACTTCGGCATGCCATCAGTGGGCCTAACCCTGACATCCTTCGTTGCAGCGACGATAGCGCTGTCCATTAACTACATCGGTTACGTCAGCGATACGATGCGGTCGGGGATCGATAGTATTCCACGTGGTCAACTCGAGGCAGCATCAGCGCTCGGGCTGAATCGCTGGCACACAGTGCGCTTCGTGACAATTCCGCAATCCTTCCGAATCATCACCCCTCCTTTGCTGAGTTGGATCATTGTCTACTTCCAGACGACCGCGATCGCATTCACCATCGCTGTGCCTGAACTCATGAGCGCTGCGTACTCGATTGCTTCAAAGAATTTCCAGTACCTCACCTTATTTATTCTTGTCGGCATGATCTACGCCGCATTCTCAATTCCAGGGTCGCAGCTCGTGGCGGCTCTTGAGAGGCGTAGTTCGAAGTCGTCAGTTTGA
- a CDS encoding APC family permease — MSQQEQTVGSKNPDLKGRLGTFDITLATLAYAGPLTGVVGYITFIIAYGNGLGAPAAFIPVTIAFLIFAVGFGAMTKYVKNPGAFYAYVTAGFGRSAGLGSGLMILASYFAIGLGFYAFAGLSAASFVSSRGGPDLPWWLYSAAFWALVATLAYFHVAISAKVLGVLLMIELVMILLFDVIVFSKGGAEGITLEVFSPQNFASGGIGIALVFAACLYCGFEATAIYREEAKDPERTIPRATIVVAIFIGVLYLVTSWAFITGMGASNAIQMASDDPAGAFFTVARTFAGQTFVDITNVFLLTSIFAAHLAIQNVTTRYVYSLSVDGVLPKALGIAHKKHHSPHRASMVVSAVYALLVAIVVFWGLTAEESYGWFAGLASVGILSAMTLTSFAIFRYFSKNTHIPISRWKRQTAPAISGVALLAMVVLGVMNFPDLIGGNVMTSTVLLLIIALAFVIGFVWSLVLRRNKPDVYERIGRQTISTEVLETAATSSASVPQPAVKDAT; from the coding sequence GTGTCACAACAAGAACAGACAGTTGGTTCGAAGAACCCGGACCTCAAGGGACGGCTCGGGACATTCGATATCACATTGGCGACGCTCGCGTACGCTGGGCCCCTCACTGGTGTAGTGGGTTACATCACCTTCATCATTGCCTACGGTAACGGATTGGGAGCACCTGCGGCGTTTATTCCGGTCACAATCGCATTCCTCATATTTGCGGTTGGGTTTGGGGCAATGACGAAATACGTCAAGAATCCCGGCGCGTTTTATGCCTACGTTACCGCTGGATTTGGGCGAAGCGCCGGACTTGGGTCAGGGCTCATGATCCTCGCCTCATATTTTGCAATCGGCCTGGGATTCTATGCCTTTGCTGGTCTGTCAGCTGCGTCATTTGTTTCGTCGCGCGGTGGCCCAGATCTTCCCTGGTGGCTGTATAGCGCTGCGTTCTGGGCGCTGGTAGCAACACTCGCTTACTTCCACGTAGCTATTTCCGCCAAAGTGCTCGGCGTTCTACTCATGATTGAGCTCGTTATGATACTGCTCTTCGACGTCATCGTCTTTTCGAAGGGTGGTGCCGAAGGGATCACACTTGAGGTGTTCAGTCCGCAGAACTTCGCATCTGGCGGGATCGGCATCGCGCTTGTTTTTGCGGCCTGCCTCTATTGCGGATTTGAAGCAACTGCGATCTATCGTGAAGAAGCGAAGGATCCTGAGCGCACGATTCCCCGGGCGACGATCGTGGTCGCGATATTTATTGGTGTGCTCTACCTCGTCACTTCATGGGCATTTATCACCGGCATGGGAGCATCGAATGCGATCCAGATGGCGTCAGATGACCCTGCTGGCGCATTCTTTACCGTAGCGCGTACGTTTGCCGGGCAGACGTTCGTGGACATCACAAATGTTTTCTTGCTCACGAGTATCTTCGCGGCGCACCTTGCCATCCAAAATGTGACGACGCGCTACGTGTACTCGCTTTCGGTTGACGGAGTACTGCCGAAGGCTCTGGGTATCGCACACAAAAAGCATCATTCTCCTCACCGTGCATCCATGGTAGTGAGTGCGGTGTACGCGTTACTCGTCGCAATTGTCGTGTTCTGGGGTCTTACTGCGGAAGAATCCTACGGCTGGTTCGCGGGTCTCGCCTCTGTCGGCATTCTCTCTGCCATGACACTCACGAGCTTTGCGATTTTCAGATATTTCTCGAAGAATACACACATTCCAATCTCTCGATGGAAGCGCCAAACGGCTCCCGCCATCTCTGGTGTGGCCCTTCTCGCCATGGTTGTTCTCGGCGTAATGAACTTCCCCGACCTTATCGGCGGAAACGTGATGACCTCGACGGTGCTGCTTCTGATAATTGCACTTGCGTTCGTCATCGGGTTCGTGTGGTCCCTCGTTCTGCGTCGGAACAAGCCTGACGTCTACGAGCGGATTGGAAGGCAGACGATCTCGACCGAGGTTTTGGAGACTGCGGCCACGAGTTCTGCCAGCGTACCTCAACCAGCGGTGAAGGACGCGACTTAG
- a CDS encoding alcohol dehydrogenase catalytic domain-containing protein — MTEVVGDRGDVSRRDMRAFVARGGGARIETRELPQPGPNDVIVRTTAASMCSADIATVKGDFDFATGSVDQRGIVVGHEAIGTVHAIGELVEGFEIGDRVGAASTSPCGQCTNCQRGFKGHCGGTIWGGYTAGVSRDGYLAEFYRVTDARENLVRIPDGVSDAAALLAIDTLASGSSGVEAANIALGSTVVVIGQGHVGLAATVTAKLQGAARVIVVKNRPGGEDRARALGATVTLNHTDDDVRAEVLRLTDGAGADLVVEASGSTQAFPLAIELTRLGGTTSVLSSYDGAAESSLSLPIEQWGWGLGDKTILSTFQLCGSERISRLLRLLESEPFDPNVFFTHTYSFDEVGRALTELGDSSVGVLKPLIQFR; from the coding sequence GTGACCGAAGTAGTAGGTGATCGCGGCGACGTTTCTCGGAGGGACATGCGAGCGTTTGTTGCTCGCGGCGGCGGGGCAAGGATCGAAACGCGCGAGTTGCCTCAGCCTGGCCCAAACGATGTGATCGTTCGCACGACGGCAGCCTCGATGTGTTCCGCTGATATTGCGACAGTTAAGGGTGACTTCGACTTCGCAACGGGATCCGTCGACCAGCGGGGAATCGTAGTCGGGCATGAGGCGATCGGAACCGTTCACGCGATCGGTGAACTTGTAGAAGGCTTCGAAATTGGTGATCGCGTGGGAGCTGCCTCGACTTCCCCGTGTGGGCAATGTACAAACTGCCAACGCGGGTTTAAAGGTCACTGTGGAGGAACCATCTGGGGTGGGTACACCGCCGGAGTTTCCCGAGACGGGTACCTTGCAGAGTTCTATCGCGTGACAGATGCCCGCGAGAACCTCGTGCGGATTCCGGACGGGGTGAGCGACGCCGCAGCGTTGCTCGCGATAGACACTCTTGCATCCGGTAGCTCTGGTGTGGAAGCGGCGAACATTGCACTTGGAAGCACAGTAGTAGTGATTGGTCAAGGCCATGTTGGCCTTGCAGCAACTGTGACGGCGAAACTGCAGGGCGCGGCCCGCGTCATTGTTGTGAAGAATCGACCGGGCGGCGAAGATCGTGCGCGCGCGCTCGGAGCAACAGTGACGTTGAACCATACGGATGATGATGTCCGAGCTGAAGTGCTACGGCTCACCGACGGCGCAGGCGCCGATCTTGTCGTGGAGGCCTCTGGCTCTACCCAAGCGTTTCCGCTCGCGATCGAGCTCACGCGCCTTGGTGGCACGACGAGCGTGCTCAGTTCGTACGACGGCGCCGCCGAATCGTCCTTGTCACTTCCCATCGAGCAATGGGGATGGGGGCTCGGAGATAAAACAATCTTGAGCACTTTTCAACTCTGCGGTAGTGAACGTATCTCGCGTTTGCTGCGTTTGCTCGAGAGCGAGCCATTCGACCCTAATGTGTTCTTCACACACACTTATTCATTTGACGAGGTCGGGCGTGCGTTGACAGAACTCGGTGACAGTAGCGTCGGAGTACTGAAGCCGCTCATTCAGTTTAGATAA
- a CDS encoding flavin monoamine oxidase family protein: MSEGTFDVVVIGAGFSGLSAARDLSEKGHSVLVLEGRDRIGGRTWYRKFGDTDHEIEMGGTWFSKDSMPTLMREVDRYGIEIVDQDGCEEMLWVTGGQRRKHAPIPADEFPLAERAISALYEALKRVPNGKVLDSEDYSDLDVPLADWPPFKELPLATREFIYAWASMYSGTNEVDVSLLHFLTIFGQFDNRITSLHYGLSQRFTHGTRSLAEAIAGSFSGEIKFGARVRRVLESDNGTVTVETDNDSFTGKRVICTVPINSLHRVEFTPALPELAAGKVEKGTKSKSFKVWAQCRNVPKGFLAVGWDQGFEWTCEIYRLEDGTSLLCNFGYDVAKVDTFSKDSVEQALRNYLPDVEVVAIDTHDWIGDEFSDGTSMIIDPGWVASGEHKAFAAPHGNVYFAGADHSMVWTGWIAGALSSGVDVAEQVAHSLQ; this comes from the coding sequence ATGTCTGAAGGAACTTTTGACGTCGTCGTTATTGGAGCGGGATTCTCCGGGCTTTCGGCAGCGAGAGACCTGAGCGAGAAGGGTCACAGTGTGCTCGTGCTTGAGGGTCGTGATCGCATCGGTGGTCGCACCTGGTATCGAAAGTTTGGCGACACCGATCACGAAATCGAGATGGGCGGCACATGGTTTTCGAAAGACTCGATGCCTACCTTGATGCGTGAGGTCGACCGCTATGGCATCGAAATAGTTGATCAAGATGGCTGTGAGGAGATGCTCTGGGTCACAGGTGGGCAAAGGCGCAAGCACGCGCCGATTCCAGCCGACGAATTTCCTCTAGCCGAGAGAGCAATTTCGGCATTGTATGAGGCGCTCAAGCGAGTTCCGAACGGTAAGGTGCTCGATTCAGAAGACTACTCGGATCTTGACGTTCCTCTCGCTGATTGGCCGCCCTTCAAAGAGCTCCCGCTCGCCACAAGAGAGTTCATTTATGCGTGGGCCTCCATGTACAGCGGGACGAATGAAGTAGATGTGTCATTGCTCCACTTCCTCACAATCTTCGGCCAGTTCGACAACCGCATAACGAGTTTGCACTACGGGCTTTCTCAGCGCTTCACGCATGGAACGCGATCGCTAGCAGAAGCAATTGCGGGATCTTTCTCGGGCGAGATCAAGTTTGGTGCGCGGGTACGTCGCGTCCTGGAGTCCGATAACGGAACTGTGACGGTTGAAACTGACAACGATAGTTTCACCGGGAAGCGAGTGATATGCACGGTCCCGATCAACTCGCTCCATCGAGTGGAATTCACCCCTGCACTTCCCGAACTTGCGGCAGGTAAAGTCGAAAAGGGAACGAAGTCGAAGTCATTCAAGGTTTGGGCGCAGTGCCGAAATGTTCCAAAGGGATTCCTTGCGGTCGGGTGGGACCAGGGCTTCGAGTGGACTTGCGAGATCTACCGACTCGAAGACGGCACGTCACTCCTCTGCAACTTCGGATATGACGTGGCTAAAGTCGACACATTTAGCAAAGACAGTGTTGAGCAGGCGCTCCGCAACTATCTTCCTGACGTCGAGGTTGTCGCGATAGATACCCACGACTGGATCGGCGATGAGTTCTCTGACGGAACCTCGATGATCATTGATCCGGGTTGGGTCGCGAGCGGGGAACACAAAGCCTTTGCCGCGCCTCACGGAAATGTATATTTCGCTGGGGCGGACCACTCGATGGTGTGGACGGGGTGGATCGCGGGAGCACTCTCGAGTGGTGTCGATGTCGCCGAACAGGTTGCGCACTCTTTGCAGTAG
- a CDS encoding amino acid ABC transporter ATP-binding protein, translating to MAQHSEDTQPFLVAENISVEFNGKPAVQDISLTVERGEVVAIIGPSGSGKSTFLRCINHLQSPTSGTVRIDGVAITEGRDRHPNARDLAQLRRRVGMVFQQFNLFPNLTALENVMLAQIHALGRSKQEAREKALALLDRVGLAERANHRPDECSGGQQQRIAIARTLALDPLVVLFDEPTSALDPELGAEVLTVMRELAEAGMTMIVVTHEMQFAEDVADRLVFISDGRIVEEGKPRDVLRNPQHPRTQRFLHAVLER from the coding sequence ATGGCGCAGCACTCTGAAGACACGCAGCCTTTTCTGGTAGCAGAGAACATCAGTGTCGAATTCAATGGCAAACCCGCTGTGCAAGACATCAGTCTCACCGTCGAACGTGGCGAAGTCGTCGCCATTATCGGACCGAGCGGTTCGGGCAAGAGCACGTTTCTTAGGTGTATCAACCACTTGCAATCACCCACGAGCGGAACAGTGCGCATCGATGGAGTTGCAATCACTGAAGGCAGGGATCGTCACCCGAATGCTAGGGACCTCGCCCAGCTCAGACGTCGTGTTGGCATGGTCTTCCAGCAGTTCAACCTATTTCCCAACCTCACCGCCCTCGAGAATGTGATGCTGGCGCAGATTCACGCACTCGGTCGCTCGAAACAGGAGGCCCGCGAGAAAGCCCTCGCGTTGCTCGACCGGGTAGGTCTTGCCGAACGTGCGAATCATCGACCAGACGAGTGTTCAGGAGGTCAACAGCAGAGAATCGCAATTGCCCGCACGTTGGCGCTTGATCCGCTCGTGGTGCTTTTCGACGAGCCCACATCAGCGCTCGACCCCGAGCTGGGTGCGGAGGTGTTGACAGTTATGCGTGAGCTCGCAGAAGCGGGAATGACGATGATCGTGGTCACGCACGAAATGCAGTTCGCGGAAGACGTTGCAGACCGTCTTGTGTTTATCTCAGACGGGCGCATAGTCGAAGAGGGCAAGCCTCGCGACGTGTTGCGCAATCCGCAGCACCCGCGAACCCAACGTTTCCTGCATGCAGTTCTGGAGCGATGA
- a CDS encoding GMC family oxidoreductase, producing MSAINLRGAEHSDVLIVGAGPSGATAARILAESGYSVTVLEQGGWVNRLDYPSDKLEREVLASGPWSANPNRRQNSWDYPCDVEDAEMHPYNFNGVGGSSIMFGAEWPRFVPSDFRVKSLTGVADDWPLAYEDLEPYYELADEMISSSGFPGDTAYPGNVAPPLDGVPIGRIGVKAAEGMNKLGWHWWPNSHAITTKNIGDRGACARWGTCMTGCPEGAKASFDVAMWPAAIAAGAQLITEARVSEITVNAEGLATGATWIDVEGNEHHASASLVIVCGNAVGTARLMLLSTSKRFPNGIANSSGLVGKNLMMHPLVTVMGVYEDPLESWLGPHGANINSMQFAESDPARGFVRGAKWFSMPIPGPIEVLERYADLPLEERTGAAGHRLVERALGRSFEWGAEIEDLPLESNTVTLSDKLVDSSGLPAPKITYRISEDSRKNLEFQVERMTEAHLASGAIETKRVEWMPEVGWHMLGTARCGNDPETSVVDEFGRSHDVPNLYVFDGSVFVTSSAVNPTPTVVAFAARGAINLVENATTQISPN from the coding sequence ATGAGCGCGATTAACCTCAGGGGTGCCGAGCATTCCGACGTGTTGATAGTCGGTGCGGGGCCGTCTGGTGCGACCGCTGCCCGCATTCTTGCGGAGAGTGGATACTCGGTAACTGTGCTCGAGCAAGGTGGCTGGGTAAACCGACTCGATTATCCGAGTGACAAGCTCGAACGTGAGGTTCTCGCGAGCGGACCATGGTCGGCGAATCCTAATAGGCGACAAAACTCTTGGGATTACCCTTGCGATGTCGAAGACGCCGAGATGCATCCGTACAACTTCAACGGCGTTGGCGGCAGCTCGATCATGTTTGGTGCCGAATGGCCTCGATTCGTGCCTTCAGATTTTCGAGTGAAGAGCCTGACAGGGGTCGCCGATGATTGGCCGCTTGCTTACGAAGATCTCGAACCGTACTACGAGCTCGCTGACGAGATGATCAGCTCATCTGGTTTCCCAGGAGACACCGCCTACCCCGGGAATGTCGCACCACCTCTTGATGGTGTGCCGATCGGTCGCATTGGAGTGAAGGCAGCGGAAGGGATGAACAAACTGGGTTGGCACTGGTGGCCGAATAGTCACGCGATCACGACGAAGAACATTGGCGATCGCGGAGCGTGCGCGCGCTGGGGCACCTGCATGACGGGCTGCCCAGAGGGTGCGAAGGCCTCTTTCGACGTTGCGATGTGGCCCGCCGCGATTGCTGCTGGCGCCCAGCTCATTACGGAAGCTCGGGTCAGCGAGATTACCGTCAACGCCGAAGGATTAGCGACCGGAGCGACCTGGATCGACGTCGAAGGTAACGAACATCACGCGTCTGCCTCTCTCGTCATCGTTTGCGGAAACGCAGTCGGAACCGCTCGTCTCATGCTTCTCTCAACTTCGAAGAGATTCCCAAATGGGATTGCCAATTCATCAGGACTGGTGGGAAAGAATTTGATGATGCACCCGCTCGTGACTGTCATGGGTGTATACGAGGATCCACTTGAAAGCTGGCTTGGCCCGCACGGTGCCAACATCAATTCGATGCAATTCGCTGAATCTGATCCAGCAAGAGGGTTTGTCCGCGGTGCTAAGTGGTTCTCTATGCCGATTCCAGGCCCAATAGAGGTTCTTGAACGGTACGCAGACCTTCCACTTGAAGAGCGCACAGGAGCTGCGGGACATCGCCTTGTCGAGCGCGCGCTCGGCCGCTCCTTCGAATGGGGAGCCGAGATCGAAGATCTCCCACTTGAATCCAACACCGTGACCTTGAGCGACAAACTCGTAGACAGCTCCGGCCTTCCTGCACCGAAGATCACGTACCGGATCTCAGAAGACAGCCGAAAGAACCTTGAGTTTCAAGTTGAGCGCATGACAGAGGCGCATCTCGCCAGCGGCGCGATCGAGACGAAACGCGTCGAGTGGATGCCGGAGGTGGGTTGGCACATGCTCGGCACCGCGCGTTGTGGCAACGATCCTGAAACATCCGTGGTCGATGAGTTTGGACGAAGCCACGACGTACCCAACCTCTATGTCTTCGACGGCAGTGTCTTTGTGACCTCTTCAGCAGTCAACCCCACGCCCACCGTCGTCGCGTTCGCTGCACGTGGTGCTATCAATCTCGTCGAGAATGCAACGACGCAGATAAGCCCAAATTAG